The following proteins are encoded in a genomic region of Kosakonia oryzae:
- a CDS encoding TRAP transporter substrate-binding protein produces MNSAKTLLKVCISSALLFISHASLAQTFRAADVHPADYPNVVAVKHMGEKLSAATDGRLDIKTFPGGVLGDEKQVIEQAQIGAIDIIRVSMTPVAAILPEINVFTLPYIFRDEDHMHKVLDGMIGQEIGNRLSESSKSRLVFLGWMDAGTRNLITKAPVTKAEELKGMKIRVQGSPIALDTLKAMGANSVAMGVSEVFSGMQTGVIDGTENNPPTFVAHNYLPVVKNYTWSKHFIIPELFLFSKVKWDKLKKEDQELILKLAKEAQAEQRELWKTYNAKSLEAMKAGGVQFHDMDTAAFYEATQSVRDKYGKDHQDLITRIKEVQ; encoded by the coding sequence GTTCACCCGGCAGATTACCCCAATGTTGTTGCGGTAAAACATATGGGGGAAAAACTCAGTGCAGCTACGGATGGTCGACTGGATATTAAAACCTTTCCTGGCGGTGTGTTAGGTGATGAGAAACAGGTTATTGAGCAGGCGCAAATCGGTGCAATAGATATTATTCGCGTGTCGATGACGCCAGTGGCAGCAATATTACCGGAGATCAATGTCTTTACACTGCCCTATATTTTCCGTGATGAAGATCATATGCATAAAGTGCTCGACGGAATGATTGGCCAGGAGATTGGCAATCGCCTGTCGGAAAGCAGTAAATCGCGGTTGGTATTCCTTGGCTGGATGGATGCCGGCACGCGTAATTTGATTACCAAAGCGCCAGTCACGAAAGCGGAAGAGCTGAAAGGTATGAAAATCCGCGTTCAGGGCAGCCCGATTGCACTCGATACGCTGAAAGCCATGGGAGCCAACTCGGTCGCCATGGGCGTTAGTGAAGTATTTAGCGGTATGCAAACCGGCGTGATTGATGGCACAGAAAATAACCCTCCAACTTTTGTTGCCCATAACTATTTACCCGTTGTGAAGAATTACACCTGGAGTAAGCACTTTATTATTCCGGAGCTGTTTTTATTTTCTAAAGTCAAATGGGATAAATTGAAAAAAGAGGATCAGGAATTGATCCTCAAGCTGGCAAAAGAAGCCCAGGCTGAACAGCGTGAATTATGGAAAACCTACAATGCGAAGTCGCTGGAAGCCATGAAAGCGGGCGGCGTGCAATTCCATGATATGGATACCGCTGCCTTTTACGAAGCGACACAATCAGTACGCGATAAATACGGCAAAGACCATCAGGATCTGATAACCCGCATTAAAGAGGTGCAATAA